One genomic window of Salvia miltiorrhiza cultivar Shanhuang (shh) chromosome 4, IMPLAD_Smil_shh, whole genome shotgun sequence includes the following:
- the LOC131021798 gene encoding uncharacterized protein LOC131021798 yields MVQSLYDEMGSGLQCIKSDSMSQSKEIGSVDNTIFFNGSNATNENNIMGREDFRNINADQIHSNHHQQDAYNLHHHKEACQEPQFDNHLLEESGEDNSHWSLNLQKSSSLWEWDDLLVDENFNFQNLPPL; encoded by the exons ATGGTGCAATCCCTCTACGACGAGATGGGAAGTGGCTTGCAATGCATAAAATCAGACTCAATGAGCCAATCCAAAGAGATTGGGAGTGTTGACAACACTATCTTCTTCAATGGCAGCAACGCtacaaatgaaaataatattatggGACGTGAAGATTTTCGCAATATAAATGCCGACCAAATACACAGTAATCACCATCAACAAGATGCATATAATCTCCATCACCACAAGGAAGCATGTCAAGAGCCACAATTTGACAATCATCTTCTAGAG GAAAGTGGGGAAGATAATTCACATTGGAGTTTAAACCTACAAAAGAGCAGTAGTCTATGGGAGTGGGATGACTTGCTTGTTGATGAGAATTTTAATTTCCAAAATTTGCCCCCACTTTGA